The proteins below are encoded in one region of Phycicoccus sp. M110.8:
- a CDS encoding AarF/ABC1/UbiB kinase family protein — MNELPRRAVSRTARLASLPLGFAGRTAVGLGKRVGGKPAELVAAELQARTAEQLFRVLGELKGGALKFGQAMSVMEAAMPEELAGPYRSTLTKLQEAAPPLPAATVHKVLAEELGPRWRTSKFQSFDDVPAAAASIGQVHRAVWRDGRPVAVKIQYPGAGAALLSDLNQLARVARLAGGWIPGMDIKPITDELKSRMTEELDYNLEAGNQRKFARTFRDDPHFAVPDVLVNSEHVIVSEWMDGTPLSRIVESGTKEERDAASARYMEFLLVGPARAGLLHADPHPGNFRLLPDGRLGVIDYGAVNRLPNGLPQEMGRLVSAALSGQADELEAGLRSEGFIKPSMSIDAEALLEYLGPFIEPLKHESFTFSRPWLRSVAAHVNDVRRPEFLVGMKLNLPPSYLLIHRVWLGGIGVLCQLNGTVPAREIVIDHMPGMRLRHLPPPVD, encoded by the coding sequence GTGAACGAGCTCCCCCGCCGTGCGGTCAGCCGCACCGCCCGACTGGCCAGCCTGCCCCTGGGCTTCGCAGGACGCACCGCCGTGGGTCTGGGCAAGCGCGTGGGTGGCAAGCCGGCCGAGCTCGTCGCCGCCGAGCTCCAGGCGAGGACGGCGGAGCAGCTGTTCCGCGTCCTCGGCGAGCTCAAGGGCGGTGCACTCAAGTTCGGGCAGGCCATGTCGGTCATGGAGGCGGCGATGCCCGAGGAGCTCGCCGGCCCCTACCGCAGCACGCTCACCAAGTTGCAGGAGGCCGCTCCCCCACTGCCCGCCGCGACGGTCCACAAGGTCCTCGCCGAGGAGCTCGGGCCCCGGTGGCGCACGTCGAAGTTCCAGTCCTTCGACGACGTGCCGGCCGCCGCCGCCTCGATCGGGCAGGTGCACCGGGCGGTCTGGCGCGACGGGCGCCCCGTGGCCGTCAAGATCCAGTACCCCGGGGCCGGCGCGGCCCTGCTGTCCGACCTCAACCAGCTCGCCCGGGTGGCGCGCCTCGCCGGCGGCTGGATCCCCGGCATGGACATCAAGCCGATCACCGACGAGCTCAAGTCACGCATGACCGAGGAGCTCGACTACAACCTCGAGGCGGGCAACCAGCGCAAGTTCGCCCGCACGTTCCGCGACGACCCGCACTTCGCGGTGCCCGACGTCCTCGTCAACAGCGAGCACGTCATCGTCTCGGAGTGGATGGACGGCACCCCCCTGTCCCGGATCGTCGAGTCCGGCACGAAGGAGGAGCGCGACGCCGCGAGCGCCCGCTACATGGAGTTCCTGCTGGTCGGCCCCGCTCGGGCAGGGCTGCTGCACGCCGACCCGCACCCCGGCAACTTCCGCCTGCTGCCGGACGGCCGTCTGGGGGTCATCGACTACGGCGCGGTGAACCGCCTGCCGAACGGCCTGCCCCAGGAGATGGGACGGCTGGTGTCCGCGGCCCTGTCGGGCCAGGCGGACGAGCTCGAGGCCGGGCTGCGCTCCGAAGGCTTCATCAAGCCCTCGATGAGCATCGACGCCGAGGCGCTGCTGGAGTACCTCGGCCCCTTCATCGAGCCGCTGAAGCACGAGTCCTTCACCTTCAGCCGGCCCTGGCTGCGCTCCGTGGCCGCCCACGTCAACGACGTGCGCCGGCCGGAGTTCCTCGTCGGCATGAAGCTGAACCTGCCGCCGTCCTACCTGCTCATCCACCGGGTCTGGCTCGGCGGCATCGGGGTGCTCTGCCAGCTGAACGGCACCGTGCCGGCCCGCGAGATCGTCATCGACCACATGCCGGGGATGCGGCTGCGGCACCTGCCGCCGCCGGTCGACTGA
- a CDS encoding HhH-GPD-type base excision DNA repair protein, with protein MAPQIRIAQDDAADEVLSEDPFALLVGMLLDQQYPMEHAFRGPWKIRSRFGTLDAAAIAEAEPEAFADLCSTPPAIHRYGRSMAGRVQQLAAVVRDEYGGDARRIWTEASDAQDLLGRLRALPGFGDQKARIFAALVGKQLDVRPAGWQEAIGPYAEDGSYRSVADVVDAESLQKVREFKQAAKAQAKAAKAATGS; from the coding sequence ATGGCCCCCCAGATCCGCATCGCCCAGGATGACGCCGCCGACGAGGTGCTGAGCGAGGACCCGTTCGCCCTGCTCGTCGGCATGCTGCTGGACCAGCAGTACCCGATGGAGCACGCGTTCCGCGGGCCGTGGAAGATCCGCAGCCGCTTCGGCACGCTGGACGCGGCGGCGATCGCCGAGGCCGAGCCCGAGGCGTTCGCCGACCTGTGCTCCACCCCGCCCGCCATCCACCGGTACGGCCGCTCCATGGCGGGCCGCGTGCAGCAGCTCGCCGCAGTCGTCCGCGACGAGTACGGCGGCGACGCCCGGCGCATCTGGACCGAGGCGTCCGACGCGCAGGACCTCCTCGGCCGGCTCCGCGCCCTGCCGGGCTTCGGGGACCAGAAGGCGCGGATCTTCGCGGCCCTGGTCGGCAAGCAGCTCGACGTGCGCCCGGCGGGCTGGCAGGAGGCGATCGGGCCGTATGCCGAGGACGGCTCCTACCGCTCGGTGGCCGACGTGGTCGACGCGGAGTCCCTGCAGAAGGTGCGCGAGTTCAAGCAGGCGGCCAAGGCGCAGGCCAAGGCCGCCAAGGCGGCGACGGGCTCGTGA
- a CDS encoding alkaline phosphatase family protein — translation MSRDAVVEALCAPDLAPVVDLVLWVEDGVAHAANALGAVRLHEDGRHEVLRGTDPVASEDPMAFLPYEHELRCPSPAVSTDNAYPYAAQRILSLFADAERSPDVAVVHTPRHHFPDEGGHVGEHGSLDVVQSRAPLLLSGAGVRRRGYVDEHARLVDVGPTLALLAGVPEADLRDGAGRQLDGRPLLEHLDTGAAGASEGPAEAEGPGRRRRVVGILWDGAHCGELLAMAEAGRLPGVARLVERGLALRGGAVAEFPSVTLTNHTSILTGVGPGRHGVLGNVYYDRATGQQVVPNDAETWYRSAEWLRPGVRTVFEMVNDHVPQGDSPRTASVDEAIDRGADYGTMALLRAVGGFEAATKASEGALPEPAESAYLRDPSHLTDDYFRWAVQVDDLGLQQVLELWSDADSAPTLTWWANTVTDAGHHGGGPRSDMARHALEQSDARLVTFLDHLEGLGVLDEVTFLLTADHGFEGSDPSVTGSWRPALDALGIPYRDEGPGFVYLL, via the coding sequence ATGTCGCGTGACGCCGTCGTCGAAGCCCTGTGCGCCCCCGATCTCGCCCCGGTCGTCGACCTGGTCCTGTGGGTCGAGGACGGGGTGGCGCACGCGGCCAACGCGCTCGGTGCCGTGCGCCTGCACGAGGACGGGCGCCACGAGGTGCTGCGCGGGACGGACCCGGTCGCGAGCGAGGACCCGATGGCGTTCCTGCCGTACGAGCACGAGCTGCGGTGTCCGAGCCCGGCCGTGTCGACCGACAACGCCTACCCGTACGCCGCGCAGCGCATCCTGTCGCTGTTCGCCGACGCGGAGCGCTCACCCGACGTCGCGGTGGTGCACACGCCCCGGCACCACTTCCCCGATGAGGGCGGCCACGTGGGCGAGCACGGGTCGCTCGACGTCGTGCAGTCCCGGGCCCCGCTGCTGCTGTCGGGGGCCGGCGTCCGGCGGCGCGGGTACGTGGACGAGCACGCCCGGCTCGTCGACGTGGGTCCGACCCTGGCCCTGCTCGCCGGTGTGCCCGAGGCCGACCTGCGCGACGGTGCGGGGCGACAGCTCGACGGGCGCCCGCTGCTCGAGCACCTCGACACGGGTGCAGCAGGGGCGTCAGAGGGCCCCGCGGAGGCGGAGGGTCCCGGACGGCGGCGACGCGTGGTCGGCATCCTCTGGGACGGCGCGCACTGCGGCGAGCTCCTGGCGATGGCCGAGGCCGGGCGCCTGCCGGGCGTCGCCCGCCTGGTCGAGCGCGGGCTGGCCCTGCGCGGCGGCGCCGTGGCCGAGTTCCCCAGCGTGACGCTGACCAACCACACCTCGATCCTCACGGGCGTCGGGCCCGGGCGGCACGGCGTGCTCGGCAACGTCTACTACGACCGGGCGACCGGGCAGCAGGTCGTGCCCAACGACGCCGAGACCTGGTATCGGTCCGCCGAGTGGCTGCGGCCCGGGGTGCGCACCGTGTTCGAGATGGTGAACGACCATGTGCCGCAAGGAGACTCGCCGCGGACGGCCAGCGTCGACGAGGCGATCGACCGCGGCGCGGACTACGGCACCATGGCCCTGCTGCGAGCCGTCGGCGGGTTCGAGGCCGCCACGAAGGCCAGCGAGGGCGCGCTGCCCGAGCCGGCGGAGTCGGCATACCTGCGCGACCCCTCGCACCTCACCGACGACTACTTCCGCTGGGCGGTGCAGGTCGACGACCTGGGCCTTCAGCAGGTGCTCGAGCTCTGGAGCGATGCCGACAGCGCCCCGACCCTGACCTGGTGGGCCAACACGGTCACCGACGCCGGTCACCACGGCGGTGGGCCGAGGTCGGACATGGCCCGGCACGCGCTCGAGCAGTCCGACGCCCGGCTCGTCACCTTCCTCGACCACCTCGAGGGCCTGGGCGTGCTCGACGAGGTCACCTTCCTGCTGACCGCCGACCACGGCTTCGAGGGGTCGGACCCCTCGGTGACCGGGTCGTGGCGCCCGGCACTGGACGCGCTGGGCATCCCGTACCGCGACGAGGGCCCCGGGTTCGTCTACCTGCTCTGA
- a CDS encoding WhiB family transcriptional regulator gives MQLSALHDLNEQAATSGAGIPCRENDAEMWFAESPADVEFAKSLCRTCPAITACLAGALDRSEPWGVWGGELFVQGAIVARKRPRGRPRKNPVAA, from the coding sequence ATGCAGTTGAGCGCACTTCACGACCTGAACGAGCAGGCCGCGACGTCCGGCGCAGGCATCCCGTGTCGAGAGAACGACGCCGAGATGTGGTTCGCCGAGAGCCCGGCCGACGTCGAGTTCGCCAAGTCGCTGTGCCGTACGTGCCCGGCCATCACCGCGTGCCTCGCCGGCGCGCTCGACCGGTCCGAGCCGTGGGGCGTGTGGGGCGGTGAGCTCTTCGTCCAGGGAGCCATCGTCGCCCGCAAGCGTCCGCGCGGTCGCCCGAGGAAGAATCCGGTCGCCGCATGA